The nucleotide window CGCCACTTCCTAGAACAAATCCGCGTTATAAGCAGCGCCATCCGCAAAATGGTGTTGAAGTACAGCGCAAATGGAATCGTCCAGGCTATGTGCATTTAACAACGAACGGGGGGAATTAAGCAAGTGGCAAAATTAATTTCTACTATTAAAAAAGAAGAGCTCACAACAGAGCAATTGCAGGCACAAAAATTAGAGGATTTAAAGCAGCTTGTTGCCAACAACGAGGATGCGGTGAAGCAAATTTTCACTATCTTAACGGAGTTAAACGACATTGGCGCACTAGAGGCAGCATCAAAGCTTATTGAAGCAAAGGAAGAGGTTGCCCATATCGCATTAGGGCAATTAACACGCAAGCCTATCACAAACATTATGAATAATTTAATGGGTGTGGCAGGAGCATTGTCGGATATGGACCCCTCCACAACAGCAAAGCTGATTGATGCTTTAAACAGTGGGCTAGATGAAGGAAATAAAGCTGTAGAAGCAGATGAAAAAATCGGGGTTTTACAATTAATGAAGCAACTAAAAGACCCTGATGTCAACCGCGCTGTCAATTTTGGCGTCCATTTTTTAAAAGGACTTGGCAAAGGATTGAAATAATATATAATCAAAAAGCGCAAGAAATCAATTGAAAAAATTTGATTTCTTGCGCCTTTTTTTTAAAGTTTTATTTTGCATCTTTCATTCCTATTTCTTAGAGAAAATCATTTACTGTCTGTAGCGTAAAAACATAATATCTTGCTCATTTTTAGCAACTTTCAATGTCACATAATCTAATCTTTCACTTATCGCTTCATTCTTCTCCATTAAAGAACATTTATTCTCATTATAATATAATACAAGCTTATTTGACTAGCTTAAATTAACATTTAATATTACCCATTATACAATTTTCTACGGCTAAATTTGAATGTTAATCATTAGAAAAAGGTGCTAGGAAAATTCATTTCCTAGCACCTTGTTTATCGATACCCTGCCTTCGCTAACACCTGCATAAAGTAAAAACGATACGTGTTTTGCACGAAGCTTTCTAAAGGTAAGCCAACATCTAGCTGATATTTTGTAAAAATAAAATGAAATCGTTTATCCCATTTTAAACGTAATAGCTCACCAGCTTCATTGCCATATTTCTCTGTAAATTCTATAATCAAAGGCTCAATCATATGGGCACATTCATTTTTCAAATGGGTTAATGCCTTGATATCCTTCTCTTGCTGAAAACGTCTTATCCACTCATTCAGCTGTTTATCCATTTAACAACCATCCTTTTTATGAGCGTTTTTTCATGCCTTTCAACAGCTGTGCAACATTTGTATCCTCGGCTTGTACCAGTGCTGATTCAACAGCTTTTGCTTCCTTTCTCGGCTTAACAAAGAAGCCCCAGCCAAAGCGGCGTATCGTAATATCGATAAAGAATAGCAGCATCCCTGCTAACATTAGCCAGGCAGCAATATTTTGGCGCTCAGCACCTTTCGTTGTAAAATCACGAAATACTTCAGTAGGCTCTTCCAAAATAGCGCCACCTGTTTGTGCTGTTAGCTCCTCAAGCATACTATTATTGACAGGCTTCAGCTCGTATTCCGTGCTATATGGAACCGTTAAGCCTGCTTGATAAATCGTTTGCTCCTCATCTGCAATACGGAAGAAAATTAGCCCTTGTTCAGTATCTACGGTCGCTCTTACTTGCGATGCAGAAATCATTTCGAGCTGTGTATCCAGCTCCTCTCCCACCTCATTGACAGCGACAATATCTAAAAAGGCTGCTTCATTTGTCGGATCTGTAATCATAAAGGAGCCATCTGCCTCTAAACGAACATCGTAGGCAATATCATTATAGCTTGGCAGCATTTGTGACAGCATCGTTTGCCAAAACATGCCCCAATCCTGCCATCTTGCCCAATCGCCTGTCCATTTACCTGTAGAATCAGATGTGAAGGCAAACGTTTTTCCTAGACCATATTGCCATTGTGCAAGCACTGGGTCCTCTTTTTCACTTTCCGCCACAACAATTGCACCTTGCTTCGCTGTTGTACCAATATAAGCATTCATTTGCGGAACGCCTTGTGCGAACAATGCATCCCAGCCTGCTGCACTATAAATTGTCGGATAAAATGGATTATCCTCAATATAAGTACGTGAAATCATTGCAGTTTCTCGTGATAAGATCGAAGGAATTGTTTGTTCATCAATAACATCATAAAAGCGTCCACTTCCCATTTCACTTAATTGCTGTAGTAATGCTCCATCTGCATCACTACCAATCGCTACTGTAGAAAGCGTAATATTGTTTCCTTTACCTTCCTCAATTAATTCTTCATAATTACCAGGCTGTGACTGACCATCTGTTAATAAAATAATATGCTTACGCTGTAATTGTAAGTCGGCTAAATTTTCATACGCTAATGCTAAGGAACGATAAATTTCTGTGCCGCCACCTGGCGTTACAGATAAAATTGTATCGACCGCCTCATCCTTACTTTGTAAAGGGCCTGTTTCAATAATTTCCCACGGACGATCATCAAAGGCGATAAAGCCTAATGTATCTTCATCACGTAGTAATTCTACTGAGCGTGCAGCTGCCTCTTTAGCAAGCTCTAGCTTGGAACCATACATACTGCCAGAGCGGTCAAGTACAATGACAAGGCCTAATGAAGGAAGCTGTTCTTTTCCCTTAATTTCCATTTCAACAGGTAGCAATGCTTCAATCGGTGTTTTAAAATAACCACCTAAACCAAAGCTATTTTCTCCACCAATCATCGCAAAGCCAACACCGAAATTTTTAACAGCTTGCTCAATAACGAGCATTTTTGCTTCACCGACTAAATGCCCTGGCACATTATCGAAAATAACCGCATTGTATTGCAAGTAGTTAGAAAGGTCATTCGGTAAACTTTCTGGTGCTATCACATCATGAGCAATTGCCTGTTGACCAAGTGCTGCTGCAATAGGAGATGCGATATCATGTCCGTTGACAATTAGTAAGCGTGGCTCACTTTGCACCATCGTAATACTTGTTAGCTTATTATTTTCATAAATCGCATCCTCTCCGACTTGTACGACCGCCTCATATTTCACAAGCCCTTCCGATTTCATGCTATGCTTGTACGTAAAAACATTGGAGCCCTCTGTTAATACAACTGCCTCACGATGAATTAATTGGTCATTTTCATAAAGTAAAAGCTCCCCTTGCCCTTCCTCTGTCGCATAAATTTCTGTAACAAGCTGCTGTTGCTCTCCTGCATAAGCCACTTGCGGCGAAACAAAGCTTTTCAATGATACATCATTTGACACTTTTTGCTGGAATGGTACGACATCAATACTCATCGTAGAGCCTTTAAGCTTTGTTGCAAATTCCAGCACATCACCCTTTGTCTCATTGCCATCTGTTAATAATACAAAGCGCGTTGCCTTTTTTGGATCAACAATGCCTGTTGCAATTTGCAAGCTTTGCTCGATATTCGTTTCACCATTATTTTGTAATGCTGAAAATTTCGGCACTTCTTTTAAATCTGTCGATAAAGTTGCCTCCGTTTGCACAGTGGAAGCAAAGGAATAAATACCTGCTGCTTGATTATCTTTTTTCGATTGCAGGCTTTCGATAATAAAATCAGTTAACTCCTGCTCTGTCGTATTCATTGACGCTGAGCGATCGGCTAAAAAAATCACTTGCTCTTCTTTAATTGGTAGCAAAATATAAGGAGCTGCTAGGGCAAATACAAGACAGCAAACTGCCGCAATGCGAATACATAATACGATAATATGACTCTTTTTTAGACGTTGTCGTTCACGCCAAAATGTCCATATAAAATAAATGAGCAATGGAAGTAATAGCAACAATGCAAGCGGTATATCAATTCGTAAATCCACGACGTCGTTGCACCTCCCATTCTACAACTAACAATAATAAAACAAGCAATACTATCCACGGTACGATGGATGATTTTGATAACTCCTCTTGCTCGTTGTCTGGCAATGCACCAATCGTATAGCTTGTTCCTTCTTCAATTATGCGCTCCTGTGCCTGCAGCTGCACAATAAAGTGCTTCTCCTCATCCGCAGAACGCACAATATAAATATCAGGCTTCATTGGAGCAGTTAAAATACCATTTGTCACAGTCGATAAAAATTCATCTGTCTGTGAATAAACAGACCAATCATTTTGTGCTAATGCGACAACGCGACTCTCATTCGGTGCGAAAATTCCTAATGAGCTTGTAGATTCTAGTAGCTGCTGCTCAGCACTCCACAAAAATAGCGGGAAAGATGGATGCAGAGGCCAATCTGTATCTTCAATATCAGCTAAAACAATAATATCCCCTTCAGGCGATAGCTGAATAAATGGCTCCTCACCAACCGTAGCAATCGTTTTATAATTGTCAAAGCTCTCATATAATGCACCAACATAAACATCCTTTAAATTGCTAAAGGCAAACAATGCATCATTTGTCGTATTTATATGGCCTGCTACTTCAAACTTTTCTACATCATCCCGCCCGAATAAAATGACAGGCTTTTTCATTTCTCCAAGCAATGCTGCTTGATTTGTAACAATAACTGCATCTTTATTATCAGCTAGCTGCGATGCAGGTACCATTTTGACATTTGGCTGTATCGCTTGAAAGCCTTTTTGAATCAATTGATGTAGGCTTTGATCAACAACTAATGCAGCGCTCGTTGTTTGCAGTAATGCGGTTTGTGTATTGTCCACAGTGTAATGATCTTGCGCATCAATTTTGGCAGTGATCGTTTGTGTCACAGGCAGCTCTTTAAAGGTTGTTGTGACGATTTCCTTGGCAGGTAAGGCTACTTTTTCGTTTACTAGCTCCTCATTTTCAGCATCATACAATGTTAATATTGTTTCCTGTGCCTCGTTCGTATCATTGCGAAGCTGCACGAGCGCCATCGCTGTTTGCCCATCTGTCGTTGCAGCAAAGCGTGTAATCGCAATATTTTTTAAATCCTTTGCTGCTCCTTTGACAATCCACTGTACTGTTTCCTTTTCAACTGGCAATTGCATTTTATCAAGTACATCAGTAAAAATGTAAACAGAGGTTGGGACATTTCCAATAAATGCTTGTGCTACATCAAGCGCTTTTGGCATTTGAGCTGTTTCATACGTGACTTGTAGTGCTTGAATTGACTGCTCAATCGCATTGATATTCGTCTCCTGCTGTAAAACTGCTGTTGGTGCATGCCCTGTTACAATCAACGTTATTGGTCTACCATTTAAATCATTGATAAGAGACAGCATTTCCTGTTTATGTAGCTCAAATGTCGCTTGCTCTTTCCCTGCAAGCATTGTTGCTGACGTATCCACGATAAATACAACTTGTGACCCTGCAATTTTAGATTGCTGAATAAATGGATTCATGAGTGCTAACATAAGAAGTAGTAATGCTAACAATTGCAAGTAGAGCAACGTATTTTTTTGCAAATGCTTTAAATAGGGTGATACGCGTGTTTCCTGCATAATTTCTGCCCAAAAGAGCGTTGAGGAAACGGGTTGATCCGTATATTTTTTACGAAAGAAATAATAAAGAAGGACAATAACTGGAAAGATGGCCGTCCAGCTATAAAGTATTTGACTAAAGCCCATACGGCTCACCTCACCTAATCCAATGTGCTTTTAATAATTGATGGAATATAGCATGCTGCAAGCCATCCTCCACCTTTAATTGCAATTTGCGAACGCCAAAGCGATGACAAATTGCATCAAATTGTTGTTCATGTAATAAACGTCTTTCTGTATATGTGTCTAACACTTTTGTTGACATCGTGACATTGACGTCGTTACCTGTCTCGCTATCAAGCAGACGCATATCTCCTGTATAGTTCGGTGCAAGCTCCTCCGCTGTGACAATTTGAATAATGCGGACATCTCCTGCAAAGCGTGGCAATCGCTTTAATAGCTGCTCCCACTCTTCAATAGGCTCTAAACCATCTGTCAATATAAATAGCACCGTGCTATCCTTCGGTAAGGCTCTTAAAGCACCTTGTGCAAAGCCTCCACTATAATTCGCTTGCTCAATCGCTGAAACAATTTGGAGAAAAGCCCGTCTATACGTTGCTCCTTTACGGCGAAACGGTGGCACTAGCTCCTCCTGTAAATAAGAAAATGATAGTCGATCATCACGCCCAAGCACCATTAAACCAAGCGCTGTCGCAATTTGCCTTGCAAAAAGCCATTTTGCCTCTTCTGTCATTGATTTGGTCGTATCAAGCAAAATATGCACACGCATTTCCTGCTCATCTAAAAAGCGTTTAATAAAATATTTATCTGTTCTTGCAAAGACATTCCAATCGACTTGTCGCACATCATCACCTAAATGATATTCACGAAAATCTGAGAAGTCTAGCGATGCTCCGAAGCGCTGTGAACGGTGCGAGCCCTTATGCTGCCCACGTAATTTGGAGGCCGTTGCTACTTGGAAGCGACTGATTTTGACGAGCCAATCCTCAGGCAAAACATATTTATTTGTCACTTGCTAGCACCTTGCTGCACTTTTTCTAAAATAATATCGATAATATCATCTGCTGTTTTACCAGAAGCCTCCCCTTCATAATTCAACAGCATACGATGACGCAGCACAGGCTTAGCAACTGTTTTAATGTCCGCTACGGAAACATGGAAACGCCCATTGATTAAGGCACGTGCCTTTGCGAGCTTAATCAAACTTTGCAAACCACGTGGTCCGCTACCATATAATGCGTATTGCTTTACTTCATCAATCGCATAGTCACCTTCAGGATGTGTTGCAACAATCAATTCTGTCGCATATTCAAGCATTTCATCAGCGACTAACACTTCTTTGACCATTTGCTGTGCTTCAATGAGTTCCCCAGCATTCATTATTTTTTGTAAATCAATCTCTATAGCACCTGTTGTGCGCTTCATAATTTCCATTAGCTCTTGCTTTGTTGGATATGGCACAAGTATTTTACAAAGGAAGCGGTCCATTTGCGCTTCAGGCAATGGATATGTTCCTTCCATTTCAATTGGGTTTTGCGTAGCTAATACGAAAAAGGGTTTCGCCATTTTTTTCGTGTCCCCTAAAATTGTTACGGTTTTCTCTCCCATTGCCTCTAATAAAGCACTTTGCGTTTTTGGTGTTGCACGGTTAATTTCATCGGCTAATACCATTTGGCTAAAAATGGGCCCGGGTTGGAATGTAAATTGCTGCTTGCCATCTGCTGTACGCTCAATCATGCTCGTTCCTGTAATATCTGCTGGCATTAAATCTGGCGTAAATTGAATACGCGAAAACGATAAATCCAACACCTCTGAAATAGTGCGAATTAGCATCGTTTTCCCTAAACCTGGAAGGCCCTCTAACAATGCATGCCCATCTGCTAAAACCGCATATAATGTGTAATCAATCGCTTCCTCCTGTCCAACAATAAAGCGATGAATTTCTTCCTTTACTTGCTGTAACTTTTTGCTCATTTCTGTATATTGCTGTTCCGTAAATGCCATCAAATTTCCTCCTAGCGCGACTCGATTGACGTAAAGTACGATTGTATAACCGATTGCAAATCCTTCGGTAATTGT belongs to Lysinibacillus louembei and includes:
- a CDS encoding DUF1641 domain-containing protein, whose product is MAKLISTIKKEELTTEQLQAQKLEDLKQLVANNEDAVKQIFTILTELNDIGALEAASKLIEAKEEVAHIALGQLTRKPITNIMNNLMGVAGALSDMDPSTTAKLIDALNSGLDEGNKAVEADEKIGVLQLMKQLKDPDVNRAVNFGVHFLKGLGKGLK
- a CDS encoding vWA domain-containing protein, with the translated sequence MGFSQILYSWTAIFPVIVLLYYFFRKKYTDQPVSSTLFWAEIMQETRVSPYLKHLQKNTLLYLQLLALLLLMLALMNPFIQQSKIAGSQVVFIVDTSATMLAGKEQATFELHKQEMLSLINDLNGRPITLIVTGHAPTAVLQQETNINAIEQSIQALQVTYETAQMPKALDVAQAFIGNVPTSVYIFTDVLDKMQLPVEKETVQWIVKGAAKDLKNIAITRFAATTDGQTAMALVQLRNDTNEAQETILTLYDAENEELVNEKVALPAKEIVTTTFKELPVTQTITAKIDAQDHYTVDNTQTALLQTTSAALVVDQSLHQLIQKGFQAIQPNVKMVPASQLADNKDAVIVTNQAALLGEMKKPVILFGRDDVEKFEVAGHINTTNDALFAFSNLKDVYVGALYESFDNYKTIATVGEEPFIQLSPEGDIIVLADIEDTDWPLHPSFPLFLWSAEQQLLESTSSLGIFAPNESRVVALAQNDWSVYSQTDEFLSTVTNGILTAPMKPDIYIVRSADEEKHFIVQLQAQERIIEEGTSYTIGALPDNEQEELSKSSIVPWIVLLVLLLLVVEWEVQRRRGFTN
- a CDS encoding DUF58 domain-containing protein → MTNKYVLPEDWLVKISRFQVATASKLRGQHKGSHRSQRFGASLDFSDFREYHLGDDVRQVDWNVFARTDKYFIKRFLDEQEMRVHILLDTTKSMTEEAKWLFARQIATALGLMVLGRDDRLSFSYLQEELVPPFRRKGATYRRAFLQIVSAIEQANYSGGFAQGALRALPKDSTVLFILTDGLEPIEEWEQLLKRLPRFAGDVRIIQIVTAEELAPNYTGDMRLLDSETGNDVNVTMSTKVLDTYTERRLLHEQQFDAICHRFGVRKLQLKVEDGLQHAIFHQLLKAHWIR
- a CDS encoding AAA family ATPase, with product MAFTEQQYTEMSKKLQQVKEEIHRFIVGQEEAIDYTLYAVLADGHALLEGLPGLGKTMLIRTISEVLDLSFSRIQFTPDLMPADITGTSMIERTADGKQQFTFQPGPIFSQMVLADEINRATPKTQSALLEAMGEKTVTILGDTKKMAKPFFVLATQNPIEMEGTYPLPEAQMDRFLCKILVPYPTKQELMEIMKRTTGAIEIDLQKIMNAGELIEAQQMVKEVLVADEMLEYATELIVATHPEGDYAIDEVKQYALYGSGPRGLQSLIKLAKARALINGRFHVSVADIKTVAKPVLRHRMLLNYEGEASGKTADDIIDIILEKVQQGASK
- a CDS encoding VWA domain-containing protein, encoding MDLRIDIPLALLLLLPLLIYFIWTFWRERQRLKKSHIIVLCIRIAAVCCLVFALAAPYILLPIKEEQVIFLADRSASMNTTEQELTDFIIESLQSKKDNQAAGIYSFASTVQTEATLSTDLKEVPKFSALQNNGETNIEQSLQIATGIVDPKKATRFVLLTDGNETKGDVLEFATKLKGSTMSIDVVPFQQKVSNDVSLKSFVSPQVAYAGEQQQLVTEIYATEEGQGELLLYENDQLIHREAVVLTEGSNVFTYKHSMKSEGLVKYEAVVQVGEDAIYENNKLTSITMVQSEPRLLIVNGHDIASPIAAALGQQAIAHDVIAPESLPNDLSNYLQYNAVIFDNVPGHLVGEAKMLVIEQAVKNFGVGFAMIGGENSFGLGGYFKTPIEALLPVEMEIKGKEQLPSLGLVIVLDRSGSMYGSKLELAKEAAARSVELLRDEDTLGFIAFDDRPWEIIETGPLQSKDEAVDTILSVTPGGGTEIYRSLALAYENLADLQLQRKHIILLTDGQSQPGNYEELIEEGKGNNITLSTVAIGSDADGALLQQLSEMGSGRFYDVIDEQTIPSILSRETAMISRTYIEDNPFYPTIYSAAGWDALFAQGVPQMNAYIGTTAKQGAIVVAESEKEDPVLAQWQYGLGKTFAFTSDSTGKWTGDWARWQDWGMFWQTMLSQMLPSYNDIAYDVRLEADGSFMITDPTNEAAFLDIVAVNEVGEELDTQLEMISASQVRATVDTEQGLIFFRIADEEQTIYQAGLTVPYSTEYELKPVNNSMLEELTAQTGGAILEEPTEVFRDFTTKGAERQNIAAWLMLAGMLLFFIDITIRRFGWGFFVKPRKEAKAVESALVQAEDTNVAQLLKGMKKRS